The segment GGAAATGGTATTAGTGCGTCAAAAGAAAAATAAACCAACAGGGATTTTTTGGATTTTATTTGCAGTATTCTTATTTATTACACTGTTCCTAGGTTTTAAATTACCAATGAACTTTAATTTCCTAGCATAATAATTAGTAAAAGTCGTGAGTTGCTTACTTCACGGCTTTTATTTTGGTTAAAAAGAGCAATATTTAGACTGACACCTTTTTGCCGTAATTCATTTTGCAATTGTGGAAAATCTTTTGAAATGATAGCGACGTGCCAGTGTTATTTGGTAAAATGACGATGGATTGGTTTGAAAGAGAGGGAATAATAGTGAAATTCAAGAAGTGGATAAGTGCAACAGCTGCATCACTTTTATTAGCAACTTCATTCATAAGTCTAGCACCAGTAGCCTATGCGGATGAAGCAGCAACAAAATCGATTGCGGAAGAAAGTATCTTTGATTTACTCGTTGACCGTTTCTTTAATGGTTCAGGCTCAAACGATTTTGATACAAATACGAAAGACCCTGAAGAATTTGCAGGCGGCGATTTTACAGGCTTACAAGATAAATTGAATTTTATCGGTGAAATGGGCTATACCATTGTTTCAATTGGCCCTATTTTTTCAACAGAAAAATATGATGGTTCATTGCCAACAAGCTATACAACACTTGAACGTCATTTTGGGACATCAGAGGAATTCCAAAGTGTTGTAGAGGCTTACAAAGCAAAAAATATGTCTATGATGGTAGATTTTCCGCTTAATAATGTTAGTCCAAATCATGAATGGGTAAAGGATGCAACAAAGGCTGACTGGATTGCTTCGACTAATAATGGACAAGTACAGTGGGATTTAACGAATAAAGATGTGCAAGATGCACTTATACAAGCAGCAACTGAATTTGTGTCTTCATATAATATTGGTGGTATACGTTTAACTAATATTGCTGAGGCTGACACAGCGTTTATTAATGCAATGATAGCAGCTTTGAAAGAAACAAAATCATCCCTTTATGTCATTAGTAATGAAGAAAGTGATGCGAATTTTGATGCAGCTTTCTCACAAGCAACGGCAGATATTTATCGTAATATCTTTAAAAATGTTGATATGGATTCATCGAAGCTAATGGAGCCATTTACAGGGGATAAGCCTGTCCAAATTATGATTGATTCATTGGACACACACCGTTTTACATTTGATTCTGCAAATGAAAATATGTTTCCGCCTACACGTTTAAAAATGGCAATGGGAGCTTTATTTATGTTGCCGGGGATTCCTGTTGTGCAATATGGTACTGAAATTGCTATGAATGGGGAAACAAAGCCCGATACACACCAGCTCTATAACTTTAAAACAGATACGGAGTTGATTGATTATATTAAAAATGTTCAATCATTACGCAATCAATCGGCTACTTTACGTAAAGGCGATTTTGAGGTTATTACAAATGAAGATGGTCTGCTTGTTTTTACACGTACATCAGATGAAGAGCAATGGGTTATTATGGTCAACAATACAGGTGCAACACAGCGCGTTGATTTAACACCTGAACAACTTGGCGAAGGTAAAATGTTAAACGGGATTTTACACGAGGAAAAGGTTCGTTTAAATGAAAAAGAGGTATATCCTGTTATTTTAGACAGAGAAATGGTCGAGATTTATCAGGTTCGTAATGATAGTGGCTTTAATATTCCGTATATGATTGCACTTGGCTTAGTATGGGTAATCTTTATTGGCTTTATCGTTATTATTATTAAGCGAGGAAAAGTACGTCGTCAAGCGACAGATACACATGCATAAAAAAGGCATGTTAGGTATAAGAATGATGCCTAA is part of the Lysinibacillus sp. FSL K6-0232 genome and harbors:
- a CDS encoding alpha-amylase family glycosyl hydrolase, coding for MKFKKWISATAASLLLATSFISLAPVAYADEAATKSIAEESIFDLLVDRFFNGSGSNDFDTNTKDPEEFAGGDFTGLQDKLNFIGEMGYTIVSIGPIFSTEKYDGSLPTSYTTLERHFGTSEEFQSVVEAYKAKNMSMMVDFPLNNVSPNHEWVKDATKADWIASTNNGQVQWDLTNKDVQDALIQAATEFVSSYNIGGIRLTNIAEADTAFINAMIAALKETKSSLYVISNEESDANFDAAFSQATADIYRNIFKNVDMDSSKLMEPFTGDKPVQIMIDSLDTHRFTFDSANENMFPPTRLKMAMGALFMLPGIPVVQYGTEIAMNGETKPDTHQLYNFKTDTELIDYIKNVQSLRNQSATLRKGDFEVITNEDGLLVFTRTSDEEQWVIMVNNTGATQRVDLTPEQLGEGKMLNGILHEEKVRLNEKEVYPVILDREMVEIYQVRNDSGFNIPYMIALGLVWVIFIGFIVIIIKRGKVRRQATDTHA